The Humulus lupulus chromosome 3, drHumLupu1.1, whole genome shotgun sequence genome window below encodes:
- the LOC133823884 gene encoding sorting nexin 1 isoform X1, whose translation MTSLQRSVSGSSQSPRSPSSQPYLSVSVTDPVKLGNGVQAYISYRVITKTNLQEYQGPEKIVIRRYSDFVWLRDRLFEKYKGIFIPPLPEKSAVEKFRFSAEFIELRRQGLDIFINRIASHHELQQSDDLRTFLQADEETMERLRSQDTGIFKKKPADFLQIIKDVQTKMSDVVLGKEKPVEESNTEYEKLKHYIFELENHVAEAQKHAYRLVKRHREYGQSLSELGKAFKLLGACEGKDVGKAFSELGVKSEAISVKLQKEAHHLLMNFEEPLKDYVRAVQSIKATIAERANAFRQHCELAETIRLKEIALDKLMLTRSERVGEAEHEYKELKAASEEATRRYETIVRRMNEEMVRFQDEKTNDIGIAFHEFAKGQARLANGFADAWRSLLPKLDACSPDTS comes from the exons ATGACTTCCTTG CAGAGAAGTGTATCGGGTTCATCTCAGAGCCCTAGATCTCCGTCTTCGCAGCCTTACCTTTCAGTCTCGGTCACTGATCCAGTCAAATTGGGCAATGGAGTCCAGGCCTATATATCCTACCGAGTCATTACCAAG ACAAATTTACAGGAATATCAAGGGCCGGAGAAGATCGTTATCCGGCGTTATAGTGATTTCGTTTGGTTGCGTGATCGTCTTTTTGAGAAGTACAAGGGAATATTCATTCCTCCTCTTCCTGAGAAAAGTGCTGTAG AGAAGTTTCGTTTCAGTGCTGAGTTTATTGAATTGAGGCGCCAAGGCTTGGATATATTCATCAATCGAATAGCCTCACACCATGAACTTCAGCAAAGTGATGATCTTAGAACCTTCTTACAGGCAGATGAAGAG ACAATGGAAAGGTTAAGATCTCAAGACACTGGGATCTTTAAGAAGAAGCCAGCTGATTTTTTGCAAATCATTAAG GATGTACAAACTAAAATGAGTGATGTAGTTCTTGGGAAGGAGAAGCCAGTGGAAGAGTCAAACACTGAGTATGAGAAGTTGAAACATTATATCTTTGAGCTTGAAAATCATGTGGCCGAAGCACAGAAGCATGCATACCGTCTTGTAAAGAGACATCGAG AGTACGGGCAATCTCTGTCAGAATTAGGAAAGGCATTCAAGCTTTTGGGTGCATGCGAAGGTAAAGATGTTGGAAAGGCATTTTCTGAGCTTGGTGTGAAATCAGAAGCAATATCAGTCAAGCTGCAAAAGGAG GCTCACCATCTGTTAATGAATTTTGAAGAACCCTTGAAAGATTATGTTCGTGCTGTACAATCTATTAAG GCCACAATTGCTGAGAGAGCGAATGCCTTCAGGCAACACTGTGAACTTGCAGAAACAATTAGGTTGAAGGAGATAGCTTT GGACAAACTTATGCTTACACGATCTGAGAGGGTTGGAGAAGCTGAGCACGAGTACAAGGAG TTAAAGGCTGCCAGTGAGGAAGCAACAAGAAGATACGAGACAATTGTGCGAAGAATGAATGAAGAGATGGTGCGGTTTCAGGATGAGAAGACAAACGACATAGGGATTGCTTTCCATGAATTTGCCAAAGGACAGGCACGTCTGGCAAATGGCTTTGCTGATGCTTGGCGAAGTCTCCTTCCCAAACTTGATGCATGTTCTCCTGACACCTCTTAG
- the LOC133823884 gene encoding sorting nexin 1 isoform X2 yields the protein MTSLRSVSGSSQSPRSPSSQPYLSVSVTDPVKLGNGVQAYISYRVITKTNLQEYQGPEKIVIRRYSDFVWLRDRLFEKYKGIFIPPLPEKSAVEKFRFSAEFIELRRQGLDIFINRIASHHELQQSDDLRTFLQADEETMERLRSQDTGIFKKKPADFLQIIKDVQTKMSDVVLGKEKPVEESNTEYEKLKHYIFELENHVAEAQKHAYRLVKRHREYGQSLSELGKAFKLLGACEGKDVGKAFSELGVKSEAISVKLQKEAHHLLMNFEEPLKDYVRAVQSIKATIAERANAFRQHCELAETIRLKEIALDKLMLTRSERVGEAEHEYKELKAASEEATRRYETIVRRMNEEMVRFQDEKTNDIGIAFHEFAKGQARLANGFADAWRSLLPKLDACSPDTS from the exons ATGACTTCCTTG AGAAGTGTATCGGGTTCATCTCAGAGCCCTAGATCTCCGTCTTCGCAGCCTTACCTTTCAGTCTCGGTCACTGATCCAGTCAAATTGGGCAATGGAGTCCAGGCCTATATATCCTACCGAGTCATTACCAAG ACAAATTTACAGGAATATCAAGGGCCGGAGAAGATCGTTATCCGGCGTTATAGTGATTTCGTTTGGTTGCGTGATCGTCTTTTTGAGAAGTACAAGGGAATATTCATTCCTCCTCTTCCTGAGAAAAGTGCTGTAG AGAAGTTTCGTTTCAGTGCTGAGTTTATTGAATTGAGGCGCCAAGGCTTGGATATATTCATCAATCGAATAGCCTCACACCATGAACTTCAGCAAAGTGATGATCTTAGAACCTTCTTACAGGCAGATGAAGAG ACAATGGAAAGGTTAAGATCTCAAGACACTGGGATCTTTAAGAAGAAGCCAGCTGATTTTTTGCAAATCATTAAG GATGTACAAACTAAAATGAGTGATGTAGTTCTTGGGAAGGAGAAGCCAGTGGAAGAGTCAAACACTGAGTATGAGAAGTTGAAACATTATATCTTTGAGCTTGAAAATCATGTGGCCGAAGCACAGAAGCATGCATACCGTCTTGTAAAGAGACATCGAG AGTACGGGCAATCTCTGTCAGAATTAGGAAAGGCATTCAAGCTTTTGGGTGCATGCGAAGGTAAAGATGTTGGAAAGGCATTTTCTGAGCTTGGTGTGAAATCAGAAGCAATATCAGTCAAGCTGCAAAAGGAG GCTCACCATCTGTTAATGAATTTTGAAGAACCCTTGAAAGATTATGTTCGTGCTGTACAATCTATTAAG GCCACAATTGCTGAGAGAGCGAATGCCTTCAGGCAACACTGTGAACTTGCAGAAACAATTAGGTTGAAGGAGATAGCTTT GGACAAACTTATGCTTACACGATCTGAGAGGGTTGGAGAAGCTGAGCACGAGTACAAGGAG TTAAAGGCTGCCAGTGAGGAAGCAACAAGAAGATACGAGACAATTGTGCGAAGAATGAATGAAGAGATGGTGCGGTTTCAGGATGAGAAGACAAACGACATAGGGATTGCTTTCCATGAATTTGCCAAAGGACAGGCACGTCTGGCAAATGGCTTTGCTGATGCTTGGCGAAGTCTCCTTCCCAAACTTGATGCATGTTCTCCTGACACCTCTTAG
- the LOC133823886 gene encoding uncharacterized protein LOC133823886, with amino-acid sequence MSSAAVNSLLYSACVASHAHFSRPLPPKASKPLVLFSWGSKNSFPKLSEQSRRSSYLTAKTVAKASSAQNDGIVPKNDDDPEDGVSLGTMKLPLDTDFQRFELLLFQWANSLCQGANLPLPVPLKIDKIAGGARLGFITIEDGGKTEVLVYIDCLVFPATESSGPLFRAIRNGPKKDNPPPGEPRIMRSLLQALQKSVEIARL; translated from the exons ATGTCCAGTGCAGCCGTGAATTCATTGCTGTACTCCGCATGTGTGGCTTCTCATGCGCACTTCTCCCGTCCTCTTCCTCCGAAGGCTTCCAAGCCATTGGTATTATTCAGTTGGGGAAGCAAAAATTCGTTCCCGAAGCTCAGCGAACAGTCCCGCCGAAGCTCCTACCTAACGGCGAAGACGGTGGCCAAGGCGTCGTCTGCTCAAAACGACGGTATTGTACCAAAAAATGACGACGATCCTGAAGATGGAGTCTCTTTAGGAACTATGAAATTGCCTCTGGACACTGATTTCCAGAGGTTTGAACTTCTGCTCTTTCAG TGGGCCAACAGTCTATGCCAAGGAGCTAATCTGCCACTTCCTGTACCTTTGAAG ATTGATAAAATTGCTGGTGGAGCCAGACTGGGGTTCATTACAATTGAAGATGGTGGTAAAACAGAGGTCCTTGTGTACATTGATTGCCTGGTATTTCCAGCCACTGAGAGTTCAGGGCCACTCTTCCGAGCCATAAGAAATGGACCTAAGAAAGATAACCCTCCTCCCGGGGAACCAAGAATCATGAGAAGTCTTCTTCAAGCCCTTCAAAAATCTGTTGAAATCGCTAGACTTTGA